ttaaataactaaatacTGTTTGTCTTTTTAATCTCATtattaatgtataaacaatagCACAGAAAGCCCTCTTCACTATCCTATAAGTACTGTTTGTtataaattgcaaaacaaaacagaatggTCTAGTACATGTTTATGAGAGCAGGCAGAAAATACAAGTGTGCTTAGAAATGAAAGTATAACGTTCGCATTCAAGATGTGTCTAAGTGTAATGAAATAGAAAGCTTACATAAATCAGCGACACATGTAATCTACTTCTTGTAATTTCTTGATTATTAtacagaaaaacaacagaaaaataaatggttGATTAAATTCTGATCGTGCACCGCTGGTAATTACAACGAAAATGAACTCTTGAGCGACTCACATTCTTGTTCtgtacttatatataaataaaagatcGGCTAGGATTTTGACCCAGTCATGGGGTACATAGCACGTGGCATTCACCACAACTTACGTAAATATCAAGTCGACATGTATATCGGACTTTTGTCTTTGAATTTTGTGTTCTCGGCACATGAATGAATTACAATGAAGTccagaattattttattatttatattagtataaatgtataacaaGGTGTCTagaaaagtattgtttattttattcagttgGACAGCATTTGCATTATTgccaaattttaaaaatgaaagtgaCAATATATAGGGACGAGTAAAATATATGAGAAATATgttatcattatgtttttgtaataagTGCGATTCGGACGCAGTAAAATATATGAGCTACGACAATTTGTCTTACAGATCCATTTTCCGCGAATTGTAAAGCCTGCTGTCAACAACCAAATAATTCTTATTTACATTCATCAACCCTCCAACAAAGACCTGATTGAGTAGTAATGTCGATATACAAGCGACACAGACGATTTTGTTTTCTACGGTCATGATATTAATTCTGATTACTTATTTACGGAAGCCAGATATTCCGTGCAGCCCACTGTgatgttaaagaaaatagattttAGGTAACATATGGTTGATATTGCATTTGGTTTAAGCGTGTATGAAAATACCGGCAACTGTAACCATTTAGTGCGTGTTTCACAAGTACTTAAAACAACGGATTGTCGTAAACCTCATGGCTTAAAAATGAAACGTATTTTACATATTGATTTATGGTCCTACTTTTTTTTGAACctgttaaacatttatttttgtatatttcaaatgtagGCAAGAGAACACCGACACACAACTTAAATAGATTTCCGCCTACtgccatttaataaaaaaaatatatatttgtaaaaatagtataattaatatatatagaaattATAACATTGATCGCCTTAGTATAAACAAGTAATGCTTCGTTATACGCGATCCTTATTGTAAACGTTGGAGATGCAAATGCTCTAACGCATCTTCCGTTGTGGCGCAAAGAGCGAACATGAGGGTGAACGTGAGTCTTTTGTTGTAACTTTTCAAAAATTTATAAGAGTCATGACGAATAAGTTGAAgataatgtaaatttaatttgttaataatcaAAGCGAAaatgcggtcaaggataacccgtgaaagtgcaagcacttatatCCAACGGGGTCcattgtttttgctgaagggacagcacgctgaagagacagtggtgggatacaaggaagtccgggtgcgataccctagctctttttcgaagagaccccttggttcttttacgtgctcgatgtaaagcaccgatacacggggtacaactctCCTGGGTTAAACcggtactgagtacaccactttttcaagcactaccctttaaatgccaagcgccaggcaagggagcaacttgtaccaatttttaatgtcttttagtatgacgcggccagggatcgaacccacgacctcccgctccataggcggacgcttaaccactaggccacggagacggtttaTGAGTTGTAAACATATGAAACATAAATAGCAATTTGACAGCAGCTGATAGTGATAATGAATTACATGATTAATGTCTGATGTGTCATTGCACTGTTGGAGCTGTTCGTGTATTTCTTACTGCACAGGGCTCCCGCAAATGTgtatactaaaataaaacatacagggacaagccactGGCtacggattttcaaactcaaacatttttttaaaaaatccaaaaaaacttataattctaaactaaaaattataataccgaaaatgtgaaaaaaatattgaaaaatattttttttttttaaatatgcactttgtactgtatattatacttACATGGTATTGAATGTTTCGCTACCCGGCCCACGTAATCATCTTTTTACTCCATTCAATGAATTTCTGCAGACTGACAGCCATCGCAATTTAAGGACGAAGAAATTCGCCGGTCATACGATTTTTTgactttattcccatttttctgttttcctgtttttttctatcaaccTTGACTTCCGGTTTCAGAGTCAGGTGGGGGGGTCGTGGTttcaactgactggtgcattatgcttGATGGAATTGttcgtacatgtacatgttgatCGTCATCTCTATTTCCTTTGCAAGTGCGATATTGCTCTTAAAGACTTAAAGGACTTTGATACCAAGTTTTGATACCAACAATTTATATTCATCTGAATTTAGAAATGaatatgtaaaaacattcaggtataaaatgaatattccaatgattgatatcaaaattattagaaaaaatggaaaaaagagACGAAAGTTCATTTTGAGCCATACCAAATTTGTACTTTTTAAGTTTACAAATCCTGCATTTAACTACACCACTGTTTTTTATGACATACATTTGTACTTTCCAGAACAGTTTTGGTCAAAGTACGACTGATTTTATACATgcgatatttttgttcttatgaAAAATGCACTGAGGTCATTTGACATTTACTATATTGACGTATGCACACATGAATCTAACTGTTTCTTTTCATTCGGGTTGGCCTGTATGATGGACGCTATGATATCCTGACCTTGATAAACCTTcttaaaaatgatgataaatatgaaaatgtaagagaaaatgttaaacaaacaaaagttgTTATCATTGACGAAATTTTTATTCTGTCTCAAAAAAAGTTTTACCAACTTGAAGCTGTTTGTAGAACAAAACATGATAAGAGAAAATACTTTTGTGGGCTCCAGGTCATACTTTGTGGAGATTTTTATCTGCTGCCGCCAGTACCTGATGATCTACACAACGACAGCGgcagtttttgttttgaaagtgaAGTTTTTAAAAACTGTGTAACGCATAAAATCAATTGGAAAAAAGTAATGCGCCAGGAAGAAGATCTTCtagttcaatctgtgagggaaACTGCACTTGGGAATATTTCAGATGAAGTTGACAAGTTTTTGAAAAGATTGGAGAGGACAATGCCAGCTGATATTGAGACAGTCCAcctattttcaagaaatattgaTGCTACCATTTTCAGTAATGAAAGTCTTAATAAATTAAATGGTGATGGAATGAATAACAAGCCGTTCAAAATAATGGTTCTCAAAAATATCTGAATAAGATTTTAGCTTCAAActttcttcatttaaaaaaaataactgtccTGTTATTCTTCTCATCGATCTTGGTGGAAAACTAGTAAATGGCCTGAAAGGATGTGTGAAATCTTTACAAGATGACTCAGTGACTgatttattttctgatataaATCAAACTCATGACATTAAGAGACATTTGTTCTCAAAATACGGTATGACAAGAAAATGTGTTGTAGCCGAGCGTGAGCAGTTTTCTCTTGTCTTAGGCTATGGTATGACAATTCACAAAGCCCAAGGCATGACACATGAATAGGTGACAGTTCACTGCAAAGGAGTATAGCAGTCTGGACAATTGTCAGTTGCTATTGGAAGGTCTGTTTTATCCAAATGAGTATACCTTTTAAACTATAGAAAAGTTCTGTGCTATCTACCAAAAGCTGTGGTTTCAGAATTTTAAAACACAGAAAGTCTTCCATGCTTGCCTGATTTTAGTTGTTGCTCAAACAatcagtacatgtatattaaaaaaactactGAACCTGAAGCTGAAGGGAATGACTCAGACTCAGACTTTGATTTGGAGGAAATTGACTTCATTGAACAGAATTTAATGCCAGATCCTGAACTTTTAGTGACTGTATTACCAGAATATGTTGATGTTGAGAAGTTAAAGACATTAAACTACATTGAAAACCCTGTTACAGACATACAGAAGAAGATCAATGCTGTTTGTGAAAATTATGACCATGTCGAGGGGTGagtgcgaaaaggttctaagtgacattaaataaagaagcagatagaaccttttcgcttttaCCTCTCGATGTGCTCTTAACAAACTTCTGTAAAATTGAGTGCAAAAGAATTGAAAAGTTATTGACTAATgtttcagaaagaaaacaacaacatcaccaAAGGAATGGACGGCATTATTGGCTTTAAATCATAAACAAGTCACTAGTGAAAATTACAGGGGagatttaaaaaattaaatccTTATCAAAAAACTGTCACAAGAACATTTACAGTTTGCCTCAAGTATTGTTATGgaaatttttaaattatctgtTCATAATATTGCAAGTGAGGTCACATTTACCGGTAGCCAGGAACATCCTTCAACATCTGTGACAATGTCAGATGCCGGAAAGGGAAAAAtcagtaaataacattatttcaaatcaGAACAATCCagacaaaaatattgaaaaatcaGTCAAAGAGTCAGAAGTAAAAGTGATTTTTACTGAAAAGGCTGGTTGCAGATGGCGATATTGACTATACAGCAGATAAAACTCTtcaagaaattgaaagaaaGCAAAATGTGAGAAAAGCCTTAACCTATATTAgtgatacatgttttatttttttatgactttaGATAAAAAAGTAATGAACTCTTGAACACGCAAGTGTTCAAAGCACAAAACAAAGATCATACATTCAGTGTGATGAGGACATGCAAATGCTCTTTCCTAAATTATTTCTGATGGATTTACCTGAGATCTTCCATGCATTATACAAAGAAATTGTACATAAGTACCTAATGGTGTGCCACAAACAGCTTTTAAAAGACACtaaagacaaatataatgtaatcGAAAAAAAAGCTCACAGACATGAAATTAAACGTTAAACCAAATCTGAAGTAAACCTTTCAATTAAAGACATTTTAACTAATACTTCGGAAAATAAGGATGAATCACATTTTAAACTCAAGATTAACTGCATTTCAAACTCCAATAATATGATGAACAAGGAATTTACTAAACATAAATAAGGACAAATTTGTGCTGCATATGAAGTTCCATTTGCCCGTAGTATGAAGAAAAAAGATATTGCGGATGTTCTGAGGGAAAAGATTGTTTCTGTATATAAGGTCCTCAACcctgatattttgtcagtagaGGCATCTGAGCCATCAACTAGTACCTCTGTTGCCTCACGGACAAGGAATCGTGCTAGGGCTCCAGGAAAAGGCAAAGCGAAAGGGAAAAGGGCAGCTCTGACTAAATACAACTGTAAAAGATCTTCTGAAGAGTATATAGATGGTGAAGAATGGCTCCAGTGTGATGAATGCCAGGCATGGTTTCAACAAAAATGTGAGGACATTCCAGATGAAATGTGGGACACCTTACAGACTGGGGATGTTCCTTTGGCCTGCTCTGAATGCTCTTCATGAAACGGTATAATTGTCAGCATTTTACGTTAATAATTGTATCACAAGTCAGAAGTATACCCCCAAAAGTAATGCATGAAATAGTTATTATAGAGaataaaaatgtcatgttttcaagaataattatacatttctgttagatattttcaaaatcaatgaaCTTAATTTGTCTTTATGTAGGTGATGATGAATGCTTGATGTAGATGGTGAAGAATACCAGGTGACACAGAACATATTTGAACATTCCAGAGATGGGACAACATGCTGCTCTGATCCTTCACGTTTTACGGTATAACACTTTTCTTAGACAAAATAGCAACAGtggaaaatataattaagggatcattgcattttttcttccattaaaggaatttacaccagattggcacgaaaagtttttttctgtaatgaatcttgggacaattatttaataaatgttttatttttgatatcataattgacaaaaaaataccaaaatgtaaaaatataaatcgaGTCGAAGACCAGGTTCGAatcggtgtcgccaaaattgcaggcatgtgttgtatccactgtgctacgaagttTTACTCTAAacttttggaatatttaagctatatacctaacttggtaatatcatgtgTTTACATCGACTAACCAATCATGGATGAGAATGatttctactaggtatacatacatagtaatcttttttaatggaaaaaatatgaaaaaaatgcgaaaattaaattaattttaaactatgtggtactttagttagttagtttcaatgcattgtgcAAATGGATACCAACTACCAAGTTAATgccagttttcgacaattttatttttgttttgctatttcatcatacgttGTAAAGCCCCTTTAATGCTGTATGAGAGCAGTATGGCAAACAAGCTAATTCCAAAAAGCGCACTAGTGCTTCTTGGTCATTTGCTCGCTTGCCGTATTGctttcatacagcataaacacaAGAACAAAGTACGATCAATacttatacttattttaaaagaagaaaaaaatcattattattaaacacaGATACGTTTGTACGGCCCCAGTTTCTTGAAACCTCTTAAGcataacaggcttaagtagctcatttcaattagccaaactaaataaataaaatggattgataaataacaaatgGGTTTTTTGTGATTTTCCTAGAGATAAcctatatttaacatttaaaagcaGTAAATTTAACGCACAAtatataaaaccaaaataatgagtgaagcttaatcctgttattagGGACTTAAGACCTTTTGAGAAATTAAGGCCAATTGATTTTGTAGTTTTGTTAAATGATCGCGGTTATCCAATTGGagctaaatattgaaatgaacaaaaacgtCATAATATCTCGCCTGTTACACAATATGAAGTTTACAAAGGACTCGAGAGtgaatgtttgtatgtttgtttgagAGGTCCTATGTACAATAGTGTTTAATTAGGTTGACTGATGCCCCTATTATATTGTATCGTAACAATTTTGTATTATAGGAACattgtatgataaaaaaattgtcaagaaGTATtccaaaatgaacatttttgttaatgtCTGATTTCAGatgaaattgggaaaatatacAAACTGCCATAGCATtgcaaatgcattttgttgtgATGACCATCTGTAAGCAATACCATATAAAAGCATTCTCAAAATATGGGGCCTGGCAAAATATGTGGCAAAATATGGGGTCAAGACAAGATGCTTGATACATGCACGTCATTAATTGAGCTAATTGAGCTTAATTGTAAATCGGATACCTTAAGTCATAGACAAGTCATCATTAACAGCCAATAACAGGCTTTGTTCAAGGATTTAggtttaagataaaacaaaccacatattttgaattatttgatcATTCTTATCTTAAATTTTGGTAACAATATCGGCAAATACTAATTTTATATACCTATGACTTCACTTCTTCACTGttcatttgcatattttccaTTATTGAACATTCCATGTATACATGTAAGAATTACAAATATCATctcattatatacatataatagaTGAAAACTGACGAATACCATTTACACAACCTAATACACTTGCTCTTTAATGGTCCTGGCTGTGAAATGATGAATGGTGAAATAGACTTtctctttgtaaaaaaaaaggcATTTCTTTTCTTGGAGACAGCATTTTGTCCAAGAATAGTGGCACTGATGCCATATTTGTACTGATGTACTGTATGGTTGCTGTTCGAACCATGATATATGGTTCTCTGTTGGCAGAAATAGTTTTCTATCACATCACTGTTTAATCCAGCAGGAACCAAGCTTCTTTTCTGGACTCTAATTCGAAGCTTACACAATGCCGTAAATCCTCCCACCATACTTATTAAATCACTGTAGGTTTCTATACCTAGAAACATATTGGCCCTTGTTGAAGCTGTCATTTTCTACTGATGCATTTGTCTAGCCATGCTTCAAACTTTGTCAGACAGGCAAGTCGAGGATCATTTAGGTCTGATATTGGCCTGCGATCTCGAAACTGTTCAATTATTTCACTTGTGTACAATAGTAcctcaattgttttgtttaaatgggACCCATCATGCAAAGATGCTTGATACATTTTCATCAGATGAAGCATGTCTTTGTTCAATACATCTTCTGCTAGATGATTTCTCATTTtagatgtttttgttaaaaaatgtgttcattagTGAATTTTTGATGAATCCGCATCGGGTTGTGAAGTCTGTCCCAGTTGAATGCTTTTATCCAGTGTTCCCAGACAATGACATCAGTGTCTAAAGTCAATTTCCGCTGAAGTCAATTTCCGAGTACAGATATCTTTATCACCGCttgaatttatattatttcttagtgtttttaatattatgggAGTAGTCCATTATCATGGTGCTTTATTTTCACAAAAGGGATTTTTTGCTGTAAAGTTCTCATCCTTTGCCTCTTctttactttcaaaatgcatcatttgaAAGGCTCTGTTATTACTAGCAccatcaaaacataaaccattttttaccaCCATAGAAAGACATCTTAAGGTCATCTTGGATTGCCATTTCATCAAAAATTAGTCCTCCTCTCATATCAACTTTTAATCATTTGGCTTCGTTATACATCCACAATAgcatattattgtttaaaccaggtttttgttcaaaacagtttttatatctttgcaGGAGATTGACAGATGGCAACACAAGCATTCCACTGTCGCATAATGAGACGTAGGCTTGAGGGTTGCGGTTCCACAGAGTGAGACACACCTGCAATATCGTCTTATCTTAGCGTCTAGATCTGGGGTCCTTGTCAGGCTTAGAGCAGAAGTTACAGTGTACTGTTAACAGTTTTAACATGATATCGCTACAACCTGGAAACAATGACTTCAATAATTTCAATCTGTCATTTGTATCAGTGCAAGAGTTGGATTTTTGTTCCGGCTTTGAAACAGGTGTTGTTGTCTGTTGAAGGCATACAGAACATGTTGTTGAATATGCTGTAGAGGAAACAACACCTTTACATTTCGTGGAAGACAATATGtgttctgaaatattttctttaccACTTTTCATCCAGTGTTGTAAAAGTCTATTTCTTGGctcttgatttttttgtcaacaagCTTACCACTACAAACTTGTGCATGTTTTACTGTGTTGaagattatattaatatcttcAGTACATGATAGATCAAGATGGTCAATCCCTATATATTTGACAGTGAAACTTCAATAGACCCAATACGTACTGCAATAGTcttgttattcaatattgtcactgtttttatctgtttttgGTTGTTGACTATATAGCCAGATAAGCAAATGAAGGACATTAGGCATTCTTCCTCCCTTATTTTGCTAAACCCAAGGATTGAAACTTTTTCCTGTAATTTCGATATTGTACACATTTCAGAAGTACTTTGGCACGAATTGACCAATGGTTTTCTTCGAGAGTATATTACTGGCATTGCTGTGATCATTCAAATAGTGACTGTAAACATCGCTTGAGTTGACACAAACTGTTCCGGACACCTGTATATACTTCCTCTGTAGCCTGTGAAAATAGTATCAAGTGTACTTGTTCAGTAAACGATACTAACAGAAATTGAAAAAGAATCTcaagaaattttaaatattaagtttcTCAGACCATTACATAAAAGTTTAGGTGCaatgtataatgttattgtatttccAAGTTAATCGctttcaataaattttatttttgtttcagaataatattatttgggcatcaatgccttcaatccaGCCATTTAAGGTAACTTTCAAAAGACCAAATGTCAATTGTTTGAAGCATTGccgaaaaataaattgtcttaaaattaataacgtgtttagccataaaacataaattttcaaacataaatgtaaaaaaaaaatatttttataagcagtcttatatcacttgctTCCAGACATTCACTCTAtaacagtgcagctttaagtcataACACTTTAGAAGGTTTACATATGTATGGATTCAAGAATTGTCTTGACAATGTTTGTGAGTGATGTTCATTTCACCAGATGGTTAAAAGTCTTGTTAGAAGCATGATAATCAATCAAGAGgaaacaatattgaaaatttgaagTAGTATTGCCTGAgaatgtaatttttattttatttcactttatttatatatacatgtactttagttttaaaaaggacttacaatatatgtttatggTGTTTTAACTAGGgaatgaataaacactatggaGTGAAACTTACAGAAAAATGAATCTGAATGTAGCTTATTTTAGCTTAGATTTTAACGTCATGTTTTGATTGTTATCACAATagaaattattgttttgatgtcTCTAGAAAATGTGACaaagtccctttaaagtcactgtaaccatttaacatttttgtggtTCATGTATTTGTTCTGTAATAATTCTTTAGATTATATGGCAAGATTTGTCTAATAAACGTTAAAACTATTTCTTTGTTGAACTCgtaatgatttcttttttaaataagaaaagtaATGAACAAATCAAAAACTGATAGGCTGTTAAATACTTAATTTAGCGTCATTGTGGGAC
The DNA window shown above is from Mya arenaria isolate MELC-2E11 chromosome 6, ASM2691426v1 and carries:
- the LOC128238028 gene encoding ATP-dependent DNA helicase PIF1-like; translated protein: MRVNNSFGQKNVKQTKVVIIDEIFILSQKKFYQLEAVCRTKHDKRKYFCGLQVILCGDFYLLPPVPDDLHNDSGSFCFESEVFKNCVTHKINWKKVMRQEEDLLVQSVRETALGNISDEVDKFLKRLERTMPADIETVHLFSRNIDATIFNFSFKLSSFKKNNCPVILLIDLGGKLVNGLKGCVKSLQDDSVTDLFSDINQTHDIKRHLFSKYGMTRKCVVAEREQFSLVLGYGMTIHKAQGMTHE